A window of Paramormyrops kingsleyae isolate MSU_618 unplaced genomic scaffold, PKINGS_0.4 ups38, whole genome shotgun sequence contains these coding sequences:
- the LOC140586291 gene encoding serine/threonine-protein kinase PLK3-like produces the protein MFSFEFPMRYGGFAQCFKMMDIFTGEIFAVKVIPIKHSDGIKESLREVVLLKLLQHQHVVNFSHHVEDDKFLYIFMELCSRGSMLDLLQEREILSKPEVRYYLRQLIGALRHIHGKGIVHRDLKLENLLLTEALELKVADFGLATKLEPLERRQKRFCGTREYAAPEVWKMEGHGPESDVWALGCIMYTMLVGAYPFDGDAEEIKQRVTKVEYTLPKSLSSSAKKLISWILQKNPQDRPTLEQILNHKFFTKGFTPEEIPSNSYHKVPRFRAVKRVKHFVVRLFRRIFGQRRPKDMPQMKTSRENSGPFIYSRGVLTFFSEGHIGKNIPRAGPTC, from the exons atgttttcgttCGAATTTCCGATGCGTTAC GGAGGTTTTGCCCAATGCTTCAAGATGATGGACATTTTCACTGGAGAGATTTTTGCAGTGAAGGTGATTCCGATAAAGCACTCTGATGGAATAAAAGAG AGTCTCCGAGAAGtggtgctgctgaagctgctgcaaCACCAGCATGTTGTAAACTTCTCCCATCATGTAGAAGATGACAAATTCTTGTATATCTTCATGGAGCTGTGCAGTAGGGGG TCGATGCTAGACCTCCTTCAGGAACGAGAAATCCTGAGCAAGCCAGAAGTGCGATATTACTTGAGACAGCTCATTGGGGCCTTACGACACATCCATGGCAAAGGCATTGTCCACAGGGACCTCAAATTAG AGAACTTATTATTAACGGAGGCCTTGGAATTAAAAGTGGCCGACTTTGGACTGGCCACCAAGCTGGAGCCACTGGAAAGGAGGCAGAA acGCTTTTGTGGGACGAGAGAGTATGCGGCTCCTGAAgtgtggaagatggagggacaCGGGCCAGAGTCAGATGTCTGGGCGCTGGGgtgtatcat GTATACGATGCTTGTTGGTGCATACCCCTTTGATGGCGACGCTGAAGAAATCAAGCAGCGTGTCACTAAAGTAGAGTACACTCTACCAAAGTCCCTCTCCTCATCAGCCAagaaattgatttcttggatcCTGCAAAAGAATCCACAGGATCGGCCCACATTGGAGCAAATCCTGAACCATAAGTTCTTCACTAAG GGCTTCACTCCGGAGGAAATTCCATCAAACAGCTACCACAAGGTGCCAAGATTCAGAGCAGTGAAACGCGTAAAGCACTTCGTCGTCAGGCTGTTCCGGCGCATATTTGGACAAAGGAGACCCAAAG ATATGCCCCAAATGAAAACCAGCAGAGAGAACAGCGGCCCTTTcatctacagcaggggtgtacTAACTTTTTTTAGTGAGGGCCACATAGGGAAAAATATTCCGAGGGCTGGGCCAACTTGCTAG